DNA sequence from the Agelaius phoeniceus isolate bAgePho1 chromosome 20, bAgePho1.hap1, whole genome shotgun sequence genome:
gtccccaggggtCACAGGGGGCTGTGGTGGCTGGGGTGACCCCAGGGGAGCTGTGGTGGTAGGGATGaccccagggcagctgtggtggtTGGGGTGATCCCAGGGACTGTGGTGATTCGAGGTGACCCCAGGGGAACTGTGGTGGcgggggtggccccagggcgCTGCGGGCTGTCACTGTCGCTCCGTGTCCCGCAGACGCTGCCCTGCCTGAGGGGCTGAGCCGGCTGCTGGCGGTGCTGGCGGAGCTGGAGCGCTGCCACGGGCGGGCGCAGCCCCCGCGGTccccggccccggcgctgctgcagctgcagacgTGAGGGCCCAGCCGCGGGAGCCCTGGCAATAAAGGCACTTTGTACCCACCCTCAGCCTGTCCGTGTGTCTGCTGGCCGTGGGGACGGGCcgggcactgcccagagccctgctggtggcactggtgcaGTTACACTGGGGACAGCTCTCAGGGGCCTACTGGTGCCATTTCGGGTGGCATCACTGGCGGCCAGCACTGATGACAGCACTGAGGGCTCTCTTGGTGGTGCTGCTGatggtggcactgctgccattgcttgatgtccctgctgtgccatttctgatggccctgctgctgctggttctgTTGGTGCCATCACTGGTGGCTCTCCTGGTGGCCTGTTGCTGGCAATGGTGGCATCCCTGGACTCTCTGCCCATGGTCCCAGCTGGTCAGCGCGGTGGTGTCTCCAGCGGGGACACGGCTGATGTTGTCGCTGGTGTGTGTTCtcctcccggccccgccgctggCCGCAGCGGTGGCTCTGAGGCGGGAGCCGCCCGTGTCTGTGCCGCTGTCCCCGGTGCCGCTGCCGCCGTTGCCCTCAGCGGGTCCTCCCGCCCGTCGGGGGGCGCTGTGGGGCCGCCAGGAGCACCGAGAGGGCGGAAGTGACGTAGCGGAAGTGAAGCGGCGGCCGCCATAGCAACGGCGGGATGAACGCGCCTCCGGCCTTCGAGTCCTTCCTGCTCTTCGAGGGCGAGAAAAAGTGAGGGGATACCCGGGGGCGGCTAATTAAACCCGGGGGGCGGCTCATTAAACCCGGGAGGCGACGAATTAACCCCTAATCAGAGCgcggggagctgggaggggggaGCCCCGGCCTTTCCCCGCTGTTCCCTTGCGCGCACGGATCGCTGACATCCATGTATCCTATAATACCCCAGGATCACCATCAACAAGGACACCAAGGTGCCCAACGCCTGCCTCTTCACCATCAACAAGGAGGACCACACGCTCGGCAACATCATCAAGTCGTAAGTTCAGGCGGGGAGGAAATttctggggaggtttggggctTTCCCGCCCTTCATTTCactctttggggtttttattccCCTTCCAGGCAGCTGCTCAAAGACCCCCAGGTGCTGTTTGCAGGGTATAAGGTCCCACACCCTCTGGAACATAAAATCATCATCCGTGTCCAAACCACCCCAGATTACAGCCCCCAGGAAGCTTTCACCAATGCCATCACAGACCTGATCAGTGAGCTCTCCCTCCTGGAGGAGAGGTTCAGGGTAAGGggattcttttccttttggaaaacgCTTTGGGCTTGTTGGTGTGTGTCTTAAAGCTGCTGGGGTTTAGGTTTATGAATTAATTCAAGCCACCCTCTTTGTGTTGTTCAGCAGCTGTCAAAGCCTGGCTGCTCTTGAgtgcattttattttagttttttacTTCTCCTGACAAAACTCTGGGCCTGTGTTTTCACTTCTCATTACTTCTGCTCAGTTTATTTATTGATTTAGCCCCTGAATGCTGAGATTTAATCTTACTCAGACAAAATCAGGGAGGCTGTGACTGAGATAGTACCTCTGATGTGCTGGGAAAAGGCACCAATTTGTAAATAAGTTTTGATTTTAATTCCAGTATTATTTTTCTGGTTGCTGTAGAGATTTTCACTGTGGGTTGATGTGAATAACAGAAGATTCACAGGAATGATTAAACACCAACATCCAGCCCAGTAAGAACTCCTGTCTAAGCATGtgtatttttgcttttgctttacAGGTTGCTATTAAGGACAAACAAGAAGGAATTGAATAAAATGGAGCAGACTGTTACTTCTGAGGCAGAATGACGTGTCTGTTAGTGGATGAAATATTTAAACCTCCACTCATGGCAAATATTTTCCCTCTTGTCCCACTTCTGTTTAATTTTTGACAGCaatattctgaattttttttttcatagcagACAGGCACTTTGCCAAGAGGATAAATGTCGTGTTGGATTTAGTGGATAAGTCATTAAAgtgatttttagttttctaatTGGAGCCTTAAGGCAAATATttgtcctgtgctgctggggagatTGTTGTGGGTAGGATTCCAGCATGAGAAGCTGCTCAGTGACAACTGGAGTTGaactctctgcttttcctgccaAAAAGtccaggcactgccagctgaactggtattttgttttattaagtGTCATTTCTATAAAGCAAATGCACAAATTGTGAAAACTTACAGTAAAAGGAACCGGATGTTTACAATGAACTGATGAGTTTAACAAACTCTTaccttgttttgtttgttttgttttttttttctccatctggCACATAAAGCTGCTCTAGAAAACGTTCATGGGCACATGGGGAACAGTCACTAATACTGCACTAGGTCAAAGCACGGGGGTGGAGCTGTGGCACAGGGCACTAGGATTTCTTCCAGATGGCTGTAATGTTCACACTGGTCAGCACAACAAGGTAGGTGAAAGCAGGGTCTGCCACCACGTTGTTCACCAGGATCTCATGGGGCTGCTCCCCGTTCACCCGCAGCTCCGGCCACGTCAGGATCTGTGGGAGAGCACAGGGGTGGGGACATGGGCACCTGGGGCACAGGCTCTTCCTGctcctgaggagctgtgggatATTCCTAAGGGCCAGGGTTTAGTGCACAAGTGAAATCAGCTGCACCTCAGTCCCAGAGGATCTGTGGAAGGATCTGTGGGAGAGCAGAAGGGTGGGGACGTGGCTGAGGGGGACATGGGAGCCTGAGGCacaggctgttcctgctcctgagggtgctggagctgtgggataTTCCTAAAGGGACAGGGTTTAGTGCACAAGTGAAATCTGCACCTCAGCcccagaggatctgtgggagaGCACAGGGGGTGGGGATGTGGCTGAGGGGGACATGGGAGCCTGAGGCACAAGTTTTCCTTCTGAGGGTGGTGGAGCTGTGGGATATTCCTAAAGGGGCAGGGTTTGGTGCACAAGTGAAATCAGCTGCATTTCAGCCCCAGAGGAATTATTGGTGGCTGGGCAATGCATTTCCAAAGAACCTGAGGAATTATAGAATTGTTGAGGTTGGAAAATACCACCTCTCCTGAAGGTGGTGGAGCTGTAGGATATTCCTAAGGGGCCAGGGTTTAGTGCACAAGTTAAATCAGCTGCACTTTAGCcccagaggatctgtgggagagcacagggatggggatgtggctgaggggacatgggggcCTTGGGCATCCTGAGGCACAGGCTCTTCCTTCTCCTGAGGAGTTGTGGGATATTCCTAAAGGGCCAGGGTTTCATGCACAAGTGAAATCACCTCAGCCCCAGAGGAATTACTGGTGGCTTGGCAATGCATTTTCAGAAAACCTGAGGAATTACAGAAttgttgaggttggaaaagacctcccaGAGCATCGAGTCCAGCCTGTGACTGAGCAGCTCCTTGTGacccagagcagggctcagagtgccacctccagggatggtgactccctTCCCATACCTGAATacccttt
Encoded proteins:
- the POLR2J gene encoding DNA-directed RNA polymerase II subunit RPB11-a; this translates as MNAPPAFESFLLFEGEKKITINKDTKVPNACLFTINKEDHTLGNIIKSQLLKDPQVLFAGYKVPHPLEHKIIIRVQTTPDYSPQEAFTNAITDLISELSLLEERFRVAIKDKQEGIE